The following proteins are encoded in a genomic region of Glycine soja cultivar W05 chromosome 17, ASM419377v2, whole genome shotgun sequence:
- the LOC114392958 gene encoding expansin-like B1 yields MELSLNHQLGLVCVILLFPALCSCNEYFTNSRASYYNTPDGLGNPRGACGFEEYGRTINNGSVAAVSGLWRNGAGCGTCYWVRCKIPQYCGKGVQVVATDSGAGDGTDFIMSKRGFSGLARNVAASKELFKRGVVDIAFTRVPCNYPSNIKLRVHKSSKNPGYLAVLLLNVNGVRDITAVEMWQRGQKRWEPLRRVYGAVFDYANPPSGAILLRFQVGYGYWLPSNNPIPANWKPGATYDTKVQIYEKGN; encoded by the exons TCCCTGCACTATGTAGCTGCAACGAATACTTTACGAACTCCAGAGCAAGCTATTATAATACCCCTGATGGCCTTGGGAATCCAA GGGGAGCTTGTGGCTTTGAAGAATATGGAAGAACGATTAATAATGGAAGTGTGGCTGCTGTATCTGGGCTATGGAGGAATGGTGCTGGCTGTGGCACATGTTATTGG GTAAGGTGCAAAATTCCACAATACTGCGGGAAAGGAGTGCAGGTGGTGGCCACAGACTCTGGTGCGGGAGACGGAACAGACTTCATAATGAGCAAACGTGGATTCTCAGGATTGGCACGCAACGTAGCTGCTTCTAAGGAGCTGTTCAAACGCGGGGTGGTGGATATTGCATTCACAAGGGTTCCCTGTAACTACCCTTCTAACATTAAGCTCCGTGTCCACAAGAGCAGCAAAAACCCTGGCTACTTAGCTGTCCTGCTTCTCAACGTAAATGGAGTACGCGACATCACGGCTGTTGAGATGTGGCAG AGAGGGCAGAAACGTTGGGAGCCACTACGCAGGGTGTATGGGGCAGTGTTTGACTATGCTAACCCACCCAGTGGTGCAATTCTCTTGAGGTTTCAAGTTGGCTATGGATATTGGCTGCCTTCAAATAACCCAATCCCTGCTAATTGGAAGCCTGGTGCTACTTATGACACCAAAGTCCAGATTTATGAGAAaggaaattaa